A single window of Gemmatimonadaceae bacterium DNA harbors:
- a CDS encoding non-canonical purine NTP pyrophosphatase — protein MSERVVLLATRSAGKLRELRPMFAAAGFAVRDLAEAGIPEAAEEDALEAFATFEENARAKARHFFVKGGGLPVVADDSGLEVAALGGAPGVHSKRWSGRADLRGEALDAANNALLLERLRGQRDRRARYVCVAAYWDGTRERLARGEVTGRIADARVEGGEGFGYDPYFVSDELGRAFSEVSREEKARVSHRGRAVAALLKSLVACG, from the coding sequence GTGAGCGAGCGCGTGGTGCTGCTGGCCACGCGGAGCGCCGGGAAATTGCGCGAGCTGCGGCCGATGTTCGCGGCGGCGGGATTCGCGGTGCGCGATCTGGCCGAGGCGGGGATTCCTGAGGCCGCGGAGGAGGACGCGCTGGAGGCGTTCGCGACGTTCGAGGAGAACGCGCGCGCCAAGGCGCGGCATTTCTTCGTGAAGGGGGGTGGGCTGCCCGTGGTGGCCGACGACTCGGGGCTCGAGGTGGCGGCCCTCGGCGGGGCGCCGGGCGTGCACAGCAAGCGCTGGAGCGGGCGGGCGGACCTTCGGGGCGAGGCGCTCGATGCGGCGAACAACGCGCTGCTGTTGGAACGTCTCCGGGGGCAGCGCGATCGGCGGGCGCGGTACGTGTGCGTGGCGGCGTACTGGGACGGGACGCGGGAGCGGCTGGCGCGTGGTGAAGTGACGGGGCGCATTGCCGACGCGCGCGTGGAGGGCGGGGAGGGATTCGGGTACGATCCGTACTTCGTGAGCGACGAGTTGGGGCGTGCGTTTTCGGAGGTGTCGCGGGAGGAGAAGGCGCGGGTGAGCCATCGTGGCCGCGCGGTCGCGGCGCTGTTGAAATCACTCGTCGCGTGCGGTTGA
- the rph gene encoding ribonuclease PH: MADRSVPTRTTRADADLRVVTLARGAAPYAEGSCLAAFGDTRVLCTASVEDGVPGWRKGSGQGWLTAEYAMLPRATHTRTSRERAQLGGRTQEIQRLIGRSVRAMLGGFSFGEYTVRIDCDVLQADGGTRTAAITGACVAVVDAFAWMVSSGRLAESPVRHRVAAVSVGLVGGVPRLDLEYVEDVVADVDMNVVMSSAGEFVEVQGTGERTTFSRSQLDALLELAEQGIRRLDAAQRVALGV, encoded by the coding sequence GTGGCTGACCGTTCCGTGCCCACTCGCACCACGCGCGCCGACGCCGATCTGCGCGTCGTGACCCTGGCGCGGGGCGCCGCCCCGTACGCCGAGGGATCCTGCCTCGCGGCGTTCGGCGATACGCGCGTGCTCTGCACGGCGTCGGTGGAGGACGGCGTGCCGGGCTGGCGCAAGGGAAGTGGGCAGGGCTGGCTCACGGCGGAATACGCGATGCTCCCCCGCGCCACGCATACGCGCACGTCGCGCGAACGTGCGCAGTTGGGTGGGCGTACGCAGGAGATCCAGCGGCTCATCGGGCGCAGCGTGCGGGCGATGCTCGGCGGGTTCTCGTTCGGCGAATACACGGTGCGCATCGATTGCGACGTGCTGCAGGCCGACGGTGGCACGCGCACGGCGGCGATCACCGGCGCGTGCGTCGCCGTGGTCGACGCGTTCGCGTGGATGGTGTCCAGCGGCCGGCTGGCCGAGTCGCCGGTGCGGCACCGCGTCGCCGCGGTGAGCGTGGGCCTCGTGGGCGGCGTGCCGCGGCTCGATCTCGAATACGTCGAGGACGTGGTGGCGGACGTGGACATGAACGTCGTGATGAGCAGCGCCGGCGAGTTCGTGGAAGTGCAGGGCACCGGCGAACGCACCACGTTCAGTCGCTCCCAGCTGGACGCGTTGCTGGAGCTGGCCGAGCAGGGCATCCGGCGGCTCGACGCCGCCCAGCGCGTCGCGCTCGGCGTGTGA
- the rfaE2 gene encoding D-glycero-beta-D-manno-heptose 1-phosphate adenylyltransferase yields the protein MSDAGAPLDRIMSWDQARRWRRSTSGRVVFTNGVFDLVHPGHVDLLLGARRLGDALVVGLNTDASVRRLKGPARPVRSEQERAYVLAALAMVDAVVLFDQDTPLELIRALAPDVLVKGGDYTEATIVGAPEVRARGGDVVVIPLTPGQSTTSIIEKLRG from the coding sequence TTGAGCGACGCCGGCGCTCCGCTCGACCGGATCATGTCGTGGGACCAGGCGCGCCGGTGGCGGCGGAGCACATCCGGCAGGGTCGTGTTCACCAACGGCGTGTTCGACCTGGTGCACCCCGGGCACGTGGATCTGCTGCTCGGCGCGCGGCGCCTCGGGGACGCGCTCGTGGTCGGACTCAACACCGACGCGTCGGTGCGCCGCCTCAAGGGTCCGGCGCGCCCCGTGCGCAGCGAGCAGGAGCGGGCGTACGTGCTCGCCGCGCTCGCCATGGTCGACGCCGTGGTGCTGTTTGACCAGGACACGCCGCTCGAACTGATCCGGGCGCTCGCGCCCGACGTGCTCGTGAAGGGCGGCGACTACACCGAGGCGACGATCGTCGGCGCCCCCGAGGTTCGCGCGCGCGGAGGCGACGTGGTCGTCATTCCGCTCACGCCGGGCCAATCCACCACTTCCATCATCGAGAAACTCCGTGGCTGA
- the lptE gene encoding LPS assembly lipoprotein LptE gives MHYGFSQGAFPPNIKTMAVLPFDNQTASPDVQRELFDAMRSELQKRLGVREAPETRADAIVRGTITGYEADVPVSFSANPAQTVSARRRLQITLDVEIVDQTTGKTLWSRKGLSASGEYAERAEIDGRKLAIQHIVDDIVDGAQSQW, from the coding sequence GTGCATTACGGGTTCTCGCAGGGCGCCTTCCCGCCGAACATCAAGACGATGGCCGTGCTCCCGTTCGATAATCAGACCGCCTCGCCCGACGTCCAGCGTGAGCTGTTCGACGCCATGCGCAGCGAGCTGCAGAAGCGGCTCGGGGTGCGTGAGGCGCCGGAGACGCGCGCCGACGCGATCGTGCGCGGCACGATCACGGGGTACGAAGCCGACGTGCCCGTCTCGTTCAGCGCCAATCCGGCCCAGACCGTCTCGGCCCGGCGCCGGCTGCAGATCACGCTCGACGTCGAGATCGTCGATCAGACCACCGGCAAGACGCTCTGGTCGCGCAAGGGGCTCAGCGCGTCGGGCGAATATGCCGAGCGCGCCGAGATCGACGGGCGCAAGCTCGCCATCCAGCATATCGTGGACGACATCGTCGACGGAGCGCAGTCGCAATGGTGA